AGGTTAGCCAGCGCACCCTGGTGGTTAAACATATCCACCTTGATTTCGGTGATAAATTCCTGCGCGGTCTCTTTATCCCACTCGACCGCCATAAATTTCTCCGGCTCTTTTTGATAACCGCGAATATTACGACAGGATTCATGGTGAATAACCAGGCCTTTGCCAGGGCTGACGTGCGCAATGATTGGGTCACCGGGAATCGGACGACAGCACTTGGCGAACGTAATCAGCACGCCATCGGCGCCTTTAATCGGCAGATGGTTGTGGCCGGCTGATGTCAGCTGCGCGGGTACCGAGGTGGTATCACCCTGTTGCAGGTTTTTGGCTACCACCACGCTCATGGCGTTACCGAGGCCGATTTCGGCCAGCAGATCGTCAAGCGTTGCCAGCTTCATGCGCTCAAGCTCACGCTGAATGCTATCCGGTGGAATTTCAGCCAGTTTACGGCTGCCGCCAAGGGCGTGGTTGAGCAGGCGGCGTCCGAGACTTACGGAGTCGTCGCGCTTGAGGTTCTTCAGCAACTGACGAATTTTGGCGCGCGCTTTTGAACTGACGACAAAGTTCAGCCACGCGGCGTTTGGTCGTGCGCCCGGCGCGGTAATAATTTCCACCGTCTGGCCGCTGGAGAGCGACTGCGACAGCGGATACGGCTGGCGGTCGACGCGTGCGCCGACGCAGGCATGGCCGATATCGGTATGCACCGCGTAGGCGAAGTCCACCGGCGTCGCGCCAGCGGGCAGCTCGACGATGCGCCCTTCCGGGGTGAAAACGTAAATCTCATCCGGGAACAGATCGGATTTCACGCTCTCAATGAATTCAAATGAGCTGCCGGCGCTCTGCTGGAGCTCCAGCAGGCTCTGCATCCAGCGTTGGGCGCGGATTTGCGCGGTGGTGCTGCTTTCCCCGCCGTGTTCTTTATAGGCCCAGTGCGCCGCAACCCCCATTTCCGCCATCTGGTCCATGTCTTCGGTACGAATTTGTACCTCAACCGGGACGCCGTGCGGGCCGATCATCGAGGTGTGCAAAGATTGATAGCCGTTCGCCTTTGGAATGGCAATGTAGTCTTTGACGCGCCCAGGACGCGGCTTGTAAAGGCTGTGCATCTGGCCAAGCACGCGGTAGCAGGTGTCAGAATCATGGACGATCACGCGAAAGGCGTAGATATCCATAATCGAGTGAAAACGTTGCTCTTTGAGCACCATCTTGCAGTAGATGGAGTACAGGTGTTTTTCGCGGCCGCTTACGCGACAGGGAATTCCCGCTTCCTGCAAACGCCCTTCGATTTCGGAGAGGATCTTTTGAATCATCTCTTTACGGTTGCCGCGCGCCGCTTTTACGACCTCTTTAATGACGCGATAGCGGTTAGGATACAATGCTTCAAAGCCCAGCTCTTCAAGCTCGGTTTTGATGTGATGAATACCTAAACGGTGCGCCAGAGGGCTGTAGATTTCCAGCGTTTCGCGGGCGATGCGGCGACGTTTGTCCGGGCGTAATGAGCCCAGAGTACGCATGTTGTGGGTGCGGTCAGCAAGCTTGATGAGGATGACGCGGATGTCCTGCACCATCGCCATAATCATTTTGCGAAAGTTTTCGGCCTGAGCCTCTTTCTTATCGCGAAACTTAAGCTTATCAAGCTTCGACACCCCCTCTACCAGTTCAGCAACGCTTTTACCAAAAAGCTGCTCCATGTCCTGGTAGGTGGCGGGGGTATCTTCAATCACGTCGTGCAGCAGGGCGGCCATCAGCGTTTCATGGTCGAGTTTCATCTCGGCCAGAATACAGGCTACCGCAACCGGGTGCGTGATGTAGGGTTCACCGCTTGAACGTGTTTGGCCCTCGTGAGCGTCACGTGCAACGAGATAAGCCTGCCGAAGACGCTTAATTTGCTCCTCGGGCAGGTAGTTTTGAATCAGCTGATTCAGGCTTTCAAACAGATACAAGGGCGACCCGCTGTGTGATTAACGACGACCTTCAGCAATAGCGGTAACGGCTTGTAATTCAGCGGCTTCCTGCTCTTGCTGTTCCTGGCGCTCACGAACGTCGAGGATCTTGTTGTTGATCAGACCTTCTTCGATTTCGCGCAGTGCGATAACGGTAGTTTTATCGTTTTCTTCCGGTACCAGCGGATCCTTTCCGCCTGTCTGCATCTGACGAGCGCGACGCGCGGCGACCAGTACCAGGTCAAAACGGTTACCAATTTTCTCTACAGCGTCCTGAACAGTTACGCGTGCCATACTTAAAATGCTCCACAGGTGAAGAAATGACTGGGCATGATACTGAATGTGGGTTCAGTCTGCCAACAGTTTGGTGATTAAAGCGCCATGTCGCTGCTTTTGGCGGCTCATGCGCAGACGTTCGGCGCGAATAATGATTTTCAAATCGCTTAAGGCGGTATCAAAATCATCATTCACGATAAGGTAATCATATTCCGCGTAATGGCTCATTTCTGCAACTGCCTGCGCCATACGTTTCGCGATAACCTCTTCGCTGTCCTGACCACGGCCACGCAGGCGACGGTCAAGCTCATCTTTTGACGGCGGCAGAATAAAG
This Klebsiella sp. RHBSTW-00484 DNA region includes the following protein-coding sequences:
- the spoT gene encoding bifunctional GTP diphosphokinase/guanosine-3',5'-bis pyrophosphate 3'-pyrophosphohydrolase, which produces MYLFESLNQLIQNYLPEEQIKRLRQAYLVARDAHEGQTRSSGEPYITHPVAVACILAEMKLDHETLMAALLHDVIEDTPATYQDMEQLFGKSVAELVEGVSKLDKLKFRDKKEAQAENFRKMIMAMVQDIRVILIKLADRTHNMRTLGSLRPDKRRRIARETLEIYSPLAHRLGIHHIKTELEELGFEALYPNRYRVIKEVVKAARGNRKEMIQKILSEIEGRLQEAGIPCRVSGREKHLYSIYCKMVLKEQRFHSIMDIYAFRVIVHDSDTCYRVLGQMHSLYKPRPGRVKDYIAIPKANGYQSLHTSMIGPHGVPVEVQIRTEDMDQMAEMGVAAHWAYKEHGGESSTTAQIRAQRWMQSLLELQQSAGSSFEFIESVKSDLFPDEIYVFTPEGRIVELPAGATPVDFAYAVHTDIGHACVGARVDRQPYPLSQSLSSGQTVEIITAPGARPNAAWLNFVVSSKARAKIRQLLKNLKRDDSVSLGRRLLNHALGGSRKLAEIPPDSIQRELERMKLATLDDLLAEIGLGNAMSVVVAKNLQQGDTTSVPAQLTSAGHNHLPIKGADGVLITFAKCCRPIPGDPIIAHVSPGKGLVIHHESCRNIRGYQKEPEKFMAVEWDKETAQEFITEIKVDMFNHQGALANLTAAINTASSNIQSLNTEEKDGRVYSAFIRLTARDRVHLANIMRKIRVMPDVIKVTRNRN
- the rpoZ gene encoding DNA-directed RNA polymerase subunit omega; translated protein: MARVTVQDAVEKIGNRFDLVLVAARRARQMQTGGKDPLVPEENDKTTVIALREIEEGLINNKILDVRERQEQQEQEAAELQAVTAIAEGRR